The Sediminispirochaeta bajacaliforniensis DSM 16054 genome contains a region encoding:
- a CDS encoding nucleoside hydrolase produces the protein MEKQKIILDCDPGHDDAIAIMLAGKNPALDLLGITVVAGNQTLDKTVKNTLNVCQYLNLDIPVYAGCGRPMIRHQQMVASDIHGKTGLDGPTFGPLVKKAEKKHAVNFIIETVMSSSDDIIIVTTGPMTNVAMAMRMEPKIVPKIKGFLFMGGSYSNGNVTPAAEFNIITDGDAAFVVFDSGRPLTMVGLDVTRKVLCTPDVIDRMSKVETPAARLFVDLMNFFNKTQRETFGWPGGPVHDPVTIASLLNPALLTTKFVHAEVDIRSIQSYGRTNCDLFHYQKLEPNCNVAVDIDVERFWDLIEQALYQYS, from the coding sequence GTGGAAAAGCAAAAAATTATTTTAGACTGTGATCCCGGACATGATGATGCCATTGCGATCATGCTTGCAGGCAAAAACCCTGCTCTCGATTTATTGGGAATCACTGTTGTTGCGGGTAATCAGACATTGGATAAAACAGTGAAAAATACATTGAATGTATGTCAGTATCTCAATCTGGATATACCGGTATATGCGGGATGCGGTCGGCCGATGATACGTCATCAGCAGATGGTTGCCTCCGATATTCATGGTAAAACGGGACTCGATGGTCCAACTTTTGGACCCTTGGTGAAAAAGGCTGAGAAAAAACATGCAGTGAATTTCATAATTGAAACTGTTATGTCTTCTTCAGACGATATTATCATTGTCACGACCGGTCCAATGACAAACGTGGCAATGGCGATGCGTATGGAGCCTAAGATCGTTCCCAAGATCAAAGGTTTTCTTTTTATGGGTGGCTCATACAGTAATGGAAATGTGACTCCAGCTGCTGAATTCAATATTATTACCGATGGGGATGCCGCATTTGTGGTATTCGATAGTGGCCGTCCATTAACAATGGTGGGCCTTGATGTTACACGAAAAGTGCTGTGCACTCCTGATGTTATTGACAGGATGAGCAAAGTTGAAACACCTGCAGCACGTCTTTTCGTCGATCTCATGAACTTTTTTAATAAGACACAACGGGAAACATTCGGCTGGCCGGGAGGGCCGGTTCACGATCCTGTTACCATTGCGTCACTTCTCAATCCGGCATTACTTACAACAAAATTTGTGCATGCTGAAGTTGATATCCGGAGTATCCAAAGTTACGGCAGAACAAACTGTGACCTTTTTCATTATCAAAAATTAGAACCAAACTGCAATGTAGCAGTGGATATTGATGTGGAAAGATTTTGGGATCTTATTGAACAAGCTCTTTACCAATATTCGTAA
- a CDS encoding ABC transporter permease — protein sequence MNWESIFNVSLLYATFRSATPIIYAALCAALTQQADILNIGTEGIMLTGAFAAVAVSYLSGSWFLGVLMAMFAGLLMALIMAVAHLKYKADICAIGMGINMFALAITKFLLNSVLGKRGTFSDPLIVPIPRVKIPLLEGSGILNSIFNNWAITEWFVIFLIAFMSFVFYKTKWGLHLRAVGQSALAAQSAGINVTAMKYNAIAISGVIGGLAGAHLSLGYSNLFTENMTNSRGFMGVAAMFFGGADPLLTSVGCLVFGFADSIGCRLQSFGIPAQIVLLMPYVVTIVVLSISMISKHYAEMQRKSSLIGG from the coding sequence ATGAATTGGGAAAGTATTTTTAACGTTTCATTGCTCTATGCAACATTTCGTTCGGCTACTCCTATTATTTATGCTGCATTGTGTGCTGCGTTGACCCAGCAAGCTGATATCCTAAATATAGGAACCGAAGGAATCATGCTTACCGGCGCTTTTGCTGCTGTTGCTGTGAGTTATTTGAGTGGAAGCTGGTTTCTTGGCGTGCTTATGGCAATGTTTGCCGGCCTTCTTATGGCTCTGATAATGGCCGTTGCACACCTAAAATATAAGGCTGATATTTGCGCGATCGGGATGGGAATCAACATGTTCGCACTGGCCATTACCAAATTTTTGTTAAACAGTGTACTGGGAAAGCGTGGAACATTTTCCGACCCTCTTATAGTCCCGATTCCACGTGTAAAGATACCGCTTCTTGAAGGCTCTGGAATATTAAATAGTATATTCAACAATTGGGCGATTACGGAGTGGTTTGTCATCTTTCTTATTGCCTTTATGAGTTTTGTTTTTTACAAAACAAAATGGGGTCTGCATTTGCGTGCCGTAGGACAGTCTGCTTTGGCAGCGCAAAGTGCCGGCATCAATGTTACTGCCATGAAATATAATGCCATTGCGATTTCCGGAGTGATTGGGGGCTTGGCAGGTGCTCATTTGTCCCTCGGTTATTCAAACCTTTTTACAGAAAATATGACAAATTCCCGGGGATTTATGGGGGTTGCGGCCATGTTTTTTGGAGGTGCAGATCCCTTGTTGACATCAGTCGGGTGTTTGGTATTTGGCTTTGCAGATTCCATCGGTTGTAGATTACAATCCTTCGGAATTCCAGCACAGATAGTGTTGCTTATGCCATATGTAGTAACGATCGTTGTCCTTTCGATTTCTATGATTTCGAAACACTATGCAGAGATGCAGCGAAAAAGTTCGCTTATCGGCGGTTAA